From the genome of Candidatus Defluviilinea proxima:
TGAATATTCTGATCGTCCTTGCTTTGGTTTTTGCGGGGCTTGAATCGCTGGCTTTATGGAAAAAATTACCGAAGTTGGAATATATTGCCAAACCAGCAGTTATGGTCTGCCTGTTTGTGTGGTTGTACTTGAGCACCGGTTTACAAGGGACCACGTTCTGGTTCGGGTTGGGACTCATATTTTCTCTGGCAGGGGATGTACTGCTGATGCTTTCACTTGACCGCATGTTCATATTCGGATTGATCGCATTTTTGCTGGCACATGTTTCCTATTTGATCGGATTCCAAAATGAACTAATGAAAGTCACGGCATGGTCGGTCATTTTGATTGCGTTACTTTCCGTTAGTGCGATACGTATAATGCAAAGAATTGTCTCGGCAATTCGCGAAGGGGGACAGGCACGGATGGCTTATCCTG
Proteins encoded in this window:
- a CDS encoding lysoplasmalogenase, with product MNILIVLALVFAGLESLALWKKLPKLEYIAKPAVMVCLFVWLYLSTGLQGTTFWFGLGLIFSLAGDVLLMLSLDRMFIFGLIAFLLAHVSYLIGFQNELMKVTAWSVILIALLSVSAIRIMQRIVSAIREGGQARMAYPVIVYSTVITVMLYAAMTTISNPEWTANSSLLVGVGAFLFYLSDVILAWNKFVSPIKNGRIINIAAYHLGQIGLIAGVISQFG